Genomic DNA from Pseudomonadota bacterium:
GCCTTAGGCATTGCCTTGCTGCCGGGATTCATTGCCCGCCCACACCTGGAACAGGGACGTATCGTACCGGTGATGCCGGCATACCGGCCCAGACCTTTGGACATCAATTTGGTGTACCCGGCGCGGCGTTATT
This window encodes:
- a CDS encoding LysR substrate-binding domain-containing protein, coding for ALGIALLPGFIARPHLEQGRIVPVMPAYRPRPLDINLVYPARRYLSAKVRLFAEFMSEQFRDVTF